In a genomic window of Helianthus annuus cultivar XRQ/B chromosome 10, HanXRQr2.0-SUNRISE, whole genome shotgun sequence:
- the LOC110884177 gene encoding probable indole-3-pyruvate monooxygenase YUCCA10: MATGVEQTTVIIVGAGPSGLATAACLHQQSIPYIILEREDCIASLFNKKSYNRLHLHLAKNFCQLPHLPFPASFPTYVPKADFLKYLDDYAAHFKINPRFCNRVKFAKYEEDEEKWKVEAEVVGGGVKRYEGRFLVVATGETSDVFIPEVDGLSEFKGEVIHSTQYKSGKGYENKKVLVVGAGNSGMEIALDLSNYGAKTSIVVRSPVHIVSRWSVNLGLMLLKIMPLHLVDSFLVLVNKLMYGDLTRYKIQRPKEGPFAGKVRSGKYPIVDMGTTEKIKSGEIQVLPALKSIQGGGYEVVFENGKCYQFDVILFATGFKRTTHLWLQGGDCLLNKDGLPKPMYPNHWKGENGLYCAGLARRGLYGAAMDAENIAQHIFKLI, encoded by the exons ATGGCTACCGGAGTAGAACAAACAACGGTGATCATCGTCGGAGCCGGCCCATCGGGGCTTGCTACCGCAGCATGCCTCCATCAACAATCAATCCCATACATAATACTCGAACGAGAAGATTGTATAGCCTCATTATTCAACAAAAAATCATACAACCGGCTTCACCTCCACTTAGCCAAAAACTTTTGTCAACTTCCTCACCTTCCTTTTCCAGCCAGTTTTCCAACCTATGTTCCAAAAGCTGACTTCTTGAAATACTTAGACGATTACGCGGCTCATTTCAAGATTAACCCGAGGTTTTGCAACCGCGTGAAGTTTGCAAAGTATGAAGAAGATGAGGAGAAATGGAAGGTGGAGGCTGAGGTTGTTGGTGGTGGGGTGAAAAGATATGAAGGGAGGTTTTTGGTGGTGGCTACTGGAGAAACTAGTGATGTGTTTATACCGGAGGTTGATGGGTTGAGTGAGTTTAAAGGTGAAGTTATTCATTCGACCCAATATAAATCCGGCAAAGGGTATGAGAACAAGAAGGTTTTGGTCGTCGGAGCTGGTAATTCTGGCATGGAAATTGCGCTTGATTTGTCGAATTATGGTGCGAAGACCTCCATTGTTGTTAGAAGTCCG GTTCATATAGTTTCAAGATGGTCGGTAAATCTTGGATTGATGCTACTAAAGATTATGCCACTGCATTTGGTGGATTCGTTCTTGGTGCTGGTTAACAAGCTAATGTATGGAGATCTAACTAGGTACAAGATTCAAAGGCCCAAAGAAGGTCCATTCGCGGGTAAGGTAAGAAGTGGCAAGTATCCGATCGTCGATATGGGTACAACTGAAAAGATCAAGTCTGGCGAGATACAA GTTTTGCCGGCGTTAAAAAGTATTCAAGGCGGAGGATATGAAGTTGTTTTCGAAAATGGAAAATGTTATCAGTTTGATGTGATTCTCTTTGCGACTGGTTTTAAAAGAACAACTCATTTGTGGCTACAG GGAGGTGATTGTCTATTAAACAAAGATGGATTACCAAAGCCAATGTATCCAAATCATTGGAAAGGAGAAAATGGGCTTTACTGTGCTGGGCTTGCCAGAAGAGGCCTGTATGGAGCTGCCATGGATGCTGAAAACATAGCCCAACACATTTTCAAGCTGATATAA